One Echinicola strongylocentroti DNA window includes the following coding sequences:
- a CDS encoding PorP/SprF family type IX secretion system membrane protein, whose product MAQQLPQYSQYMFNGLYINPGYAGYKGEPYVQATYRSQWVGFPGAPETFSFSADLSANEGKMGFGLSVFTDALGPTNTNNILLTYAYRIRTGGDSQLGLGVSAGVSEYVIDGSELDPNDHPDMELPQGRVNLFTPTLNAGIFYNTPRFYAGLSAFNMVGKKSLEREDIALAYHDFHYYLTAGLLVPLSDDVQLKPSFLVKEVKGAPTSYDLNLMLLFFERIWLGSSYRSNLDLWKDNLPENLNNRNAVAFLFEFFATDQLRIGYAYDHNLNVLNNYRNQSHEISLGYYISPRNSRMRNQRWF is encoded by the coding sequence ATGGCCCAGCAGCTCCCGCAGTACAGCCAGTACATGTTCAACGGGCTGTACATCAACCCGGGTTATGCGGGTTACAAGGGCGAGCCTTATGTGCAGGCGACCTACCGTAGCCAGTGGGTGGGCTTTCCGGGGGCGCCGGAGACGTTCAGTTTTTCTGCCGACCTGAGTGCGAACGAGGGCAAGATGGGCTTTGGTCTGTCGGTGTTCACCGATGCGCTGGGTCCGACAAACACGAACAATATCCTGTTGACGTATGCGTACCGTATCCGGACTGGCGGTGATAGCCAACTGGGTCTGGGAGTGAGTGCGGGAGTGTCGGAGTACGTGATCGACGGCTCGGAGCTGGACCCGAACGACCATCCGGACATGGAACTTCCCCAGGGCCGGGTAAACCTGTTCACGCCTACGCTGAATGCGGGGATCTTTTACAATACGCCACGTTTCTATGCTGGTCTGAGTGCCTTCAATATGGTGGGTAAGAAGTCGCTGGAGCGAGAGGATATCGCCTTGGCGTACCACGATTTCCATTATTACCTGACAGCGGGGCTGTTGGTGCCACTGTCGGATGATGTCCAGCTGAAGCCATCGTTCCTGGTGAAGGAAGTGAAGGGGGCGCCGACAAGCTATGACCTGAACCTGATGCTGTTGTTCTTTGAGCGTATCTGGCTGGGGAGTTCCTATCGCTCTAACCTGGACCTGTGGAAGGACAACCTGCCGGAAAACCTGAACAACCGGAATGCGGTGGCGTTCCTGTTTGAGTTCTTTGCGACGGATCAGCTCCGAATAGGCTATGCGTATGACCATAACCTGAACGTGCTGAACAATTACCGCAACCAGTCCCACGAAATATCACTGGGGTATTACATCTCCCCGAGAAATAGTAGAATGCGTAACCAAAGATGGTTCTAG
- a CDS encoding DUF7507 domain-containing protein, with product MGEQITFIYTVANVGNVSLANVVVDDPIVDPSDIIYQAGDVDGDGLLDVDEVWEFRATYTVLQDDLDLAEISTQSTVEATTPDGTLVSDLSGTDSESDDVITIALCQSLNLSLSKTGVLADANANGYADPGEQVVYTFTVENTSNVTLHNLTVADENATIEGGSLASLASGAVDTGTFRGVHTLTEADVLAGSISNQAEVTGTTQGGELVSDLSDDPDDPTNVDEDADGDGEDITVVLLPQRPAISLSMTGRWVDSDGDGYAQAGEVIEYTFIVSNTGMAELNGVTITGSDGLMVSGGPVDRLVPGIQDHTSFIGHYILTEEDVEGGAVVKSAEVTGMGASGEVVSDLSDDPDNPADIDHDGTGDGDDPTEVDLPVQRVDLVMTKTSEGATVYEGSIFTYRLTVSNVSTSAATGVVLSDELPANISYEDSQAELDGEAITLEPTVNGSSVRWTIGSLAAGSEVVVHFSVQAESPGNVVNTAEVSSDTPDATPEDNSSTDMNEVLAFRIPNVITPNGDGDNDRFEILGMDKFDRNELVIFNRYGDHVYVSEDYDNDWEAIGLIAGTYFYVLESYEEDGTKHEFKGWIQVIKE from the coding sequence GTGGGCGAACAAATCACCTTTATCTATACGGTGGCCAATGTGGGTAATGTCTCTCTGGCCAATGTGGTGGTGGATGATCCGATAGTTGATCCATCTGATATCATCTATCAGGCAGGAGATGTCGACGGTGATGGGTTGCTCGACGTGGATGAAGTTTGGGAATTCCGAGCAACTTATACAGTGCTTCAAGATGACTTGGACTTGGCAGAAATTTCGACACAATCTACCGTGGAAGCTACCACGCCTGATGGAACACTAGTGAGTGACCTGTCAGGAACGGACAGCGAATCAGATGATGTCATCACTATTGCCCTCTGTCAGTCACTGAACCTTTCGCTGAGCAAAACAGGTGTGCTGGCAGATGCCAATGCCAATGGCTATGCCGACCCGGGTGAGCAAGTGGTGTACACGTTTACTGTCGAGAATACCAGCAATGTAACGCTACATAACCTGACTGTTGCTGATGAAAATGCGACGATCGAAGGTGGCTCACTCGCGAGTTTGGCTTCGGGGGCAGTAGATACCGGTACTTTCCGAGGGGTGCACACCCTCACTGAAGCGGATGTCCTTGCGGGCAGCATAAGCAATCAGGCGGAAGTGACCGGTACTACCCAAGGAGGAGAACTGGTTAGTGATCTTTCTGATGATCCAGACGACCCAACCAATGTCGATGAAGATGCTGATGGCGATGGAGAGGATATCACGGTGGTATTGCTTCCGCAGCGCCCTGCTATTTCACTTTCCATGACAGGAAGGTGGGTAGATAGTGACGGAGATGGCTATGCCCAAGCAGGAGAAGTGATAGAATATACGTTTATCGTGAGCAATACTGGAATGGCAGAGCTGAACGGCGTGACCATCACTGGAAGTGACGGGCTAATGGTGTCGGGAGGCCCAGTGGACAGGCTGGTTCCTGGTATCCAGGACCATACTTCATTCATAGGGCATTATATCCTTACCGAAGAAGATGTGGAAGGTGGAGCAGTGGTGAAAAGTGCCGAAGTTACTGGCATGGGAGCAAGCGGCGAGGTCGTCAGCGACCTATCCGATGATCCGGACAATCCAGCGGACATTGACCATGACGGCACGGGTGACGGTGATGATCCGACAGAAGTGGACCTTCCTGTACAGCGTGTCGACCTGGTGATGACGAAGACTTCAGAAGGAGCGACGGTGTATGAGGGCAGCATCTTTACCTACCGCTTGACGGTGAGCAACGTCTCCACATCTGCTGCGACGGGCGTGGTGCTGAGCGATGAACTCCCTGCGAACATCAGTTATGAGGACAGCCAAGCGGAGCTGGACGGCGAGGCGATCACCTTGGAGCCTACGGTGAACGGCAGCAGTGTACGCTGGACGATAGGCAGCTTGGCCGCAGGCAGCGAGGTGGTGGTTCACTTCAGTGTGCAGGCCGAATCTCCGGGCAATGTGGTGAACACGGCGGAGGTATCCTCTGATACCCCTGACGCGACGCCGGAAGACAACAGTTCGACGGACATGAACGAGGTACTTGCCTTCCGCATCCCGAACGTGATCACGCCAAACGGCGACGGCGACAATGACCGTTTCGAGATCCTGGGCATGGACAAGTTTGATCGCAACGAGCTGGTGATCTTCAACAGGTACGGTGACCATGTCTATGTATCGGAGGATTATGATAACGACTGGGAGGCGATAGGGCTGATTGCGGGCACCTACTTCTATGTACTGGAAAGCTACGAAGAGGACGGTACCAAGCACGAGTTCAAGGGCTGGATCCAGGTGATAAAGGAGTAG